In a single window of the Cygnus olor isolate bCygOlo1 chromosome 5, bCygOlo1.pri.v2, whole genome shotgun sequence genome:
- the SYT16 gene encoding synaptotagmin-16 isoform X2, whose product MESRGAGQHKGPRMESSTADGISQQATHGCLELETTFSNQGFEGNDATDSSSAWSPEEHDEVNSVPDHHSAHQPVCRCGDLDVIFTYKASSQKLVVTVLEARDIPDKDRSGVNTWQVHTVLMPSKKQRGKTSVQRGPVPVFKDKITFSKLEPHELSGYAIRFRLYAVHKMVGEKMMGEQLFYLSNISQEGEVKVTLILEPRSNLTSADSQLSLSAISHSDSTSSTQSLSHGGVPELLVGLSYNATTGRLSVEMIKGSHFRNLAINRPPDTYGKLCLLNSMGQEMSRCKTSIRRGQPNPVYKETFIFQVALFQLSDVTLMISIYNKRSMKRKEMVGWISMGQNSSGQEEQSHWQEMKESKGTQVCRWHTLLES is encoded by the exons ATGGAGAGTAGGGGTGCTGGGCAGCATAAAGGGCCTAGGATGGAGTCCAGCACTGCTGATGGCATTAGCCAGCAAGCCACCCATGGATGTTTGGAACTGGAGACAACATTTTCCAACCAGGGATTTGAAGGAAATGATGCGACTGACAGCTCATCAGCGTGGAGCCCTGAG gAGCATGATGAAGTAAATAGTGTACCAGATCATCACAGTGCTCATCAGCCTGTTTGTAGATGTGGTGATCTAGATGTCATCTTCACTTATAAAGCCTCAAGTCAAAAGCTGGTGGTTACTGTCTTGGAGGCCAGGGACATCCCAGACAAAGACCGCAGCGGTGTGAACACCTGGCAAGTGCACACAGTCCTGATGCCGAGCAAGAAACAGAGGGGTAAGACAAGTGTTCAGAGAGGACCCGTCCCGGTGTTCAAGGATAAAATTACTTTCAGTAAGCTGGAGCCACACGAGTTAAGTGGCTACGCCATCCGTTTCCGCCTCTATGCCGTGCACAAGATGGTTGGAGAGAAGATGATGGGAGAACAGCTGTTCTACCTGAGCAACATCAGCCAGGAAGGGGAGGTGAAGGTGACACTGATCTTGGAGCCAAGGAGTAATTTGACT AGTGCAGACTCTCAGCTTAGTCTGTCAGCAATCTCTCACAGTGATAGCACTTCTTCAACACAGTCCCTGTCGCATGGAGGGGTGCCAGAGCTGCTTGTGGGCTTGTCGTACAATGCCACTACGGGGCGGCTGTCAGTGGAGATGATCAAAGGCAGTCATTTCCGAAACCTCGCAATTAATAGGCCACCTG ACACCTATGGAAAGCTCTGCCTGCTCAACTCCATGGGCCAGGAGATGTCTCGCTGCAAGACCTCCATCCGCCGAGGACAGCCCAACCCCGTCTACAAGGAAACTTTCATCTTCCAGGTTGCCCTCTTCCAGCTCTCCGATGTCACGCTCATGATCTCCATATACAACAAGCGCAGCATGAAGCGCAAGGAGATGGTCGGCTGGATTTCCATGGGGCAGAACAGCAGCGGGCAGGAAGAGCAGAGTCACTGGCAGGAAATGAAGGAATCAAAGGGGACACAGGTCTGCAGGTGGCACACACTGCTCGAGTCCTAA